The DNA window CCCAGAACCTTCAAGCTCAGTCCGGTCAATAAGGGTATAATCTCGACCAATACAGCCAGGATTCATGCGAAGTGGTCCATTTTCATGGGAGAAAAAGTTGAGGTGGTTAAGGCACTTCTGGACGGGAAGGATGTAACCGATGAAATCGATCTCAAAAGGGAGAGTTTTTCTTATATCCCTGGTATTCCCTTGGAGGAGGGCGAGCATAGATTCTTCATCAAATTAAAATATAGATTCCTGTTGAGTAAGGATTTTGGGGATGGTCGAATCTTCATCGTCGATACCCAACCCCCTGTTATTTCCTTTAAGAGCGATTCTTCGCTCATCGCCACCAGGGAATCGAAATTCGAGCTTGAGGGCCGGATCGAACCAGGTGCTCGACTTAGGTTGAGGCTCAATGGGAAATCCCTTCCCACCCCAACCATCCGAAATGATGGTTCCTTCTATTTGGATATCACCCTGCCATCCGAGAGGAATATCCTGAAAGCGATAGCCATCGATCTTGCCGGGAATAAGGGCAGTAAGAGATTGGTTCTGGTCGTCGATAGAGATTCTCCCATAATAAGGGAATTCTCTCCGGATAATAAATCCGTGGTCAAAACATCCAATCCGATGATAAAGGTTCAGGTTGAAGAGGCAAACTCAGAAATTAGCGAGATAAGTTTGAGAGTGGATGGGGTGAGGCGGGAGAGCGAATATGATCCGGAGACGGAATCGATCCTTTGCCCTCTCAGTTTAGCGGAGGGGAAGCACTCCGTTGAGTTGTGGATCAAAGATGCTGCTGGAAATAGTGCCCATGCCAAATGGGATTTCACCGTGGATAGCGCGGAGACTTTGGGTGAAAATGCCATAGCTTTTGGTGCGAGGGGAGCGGATGTAACGGAGCTTCAAGCCAAGCTCATCATGTTGGGTTTCGATTGTGGTGTGATCGATGGCGTCTTTGGACCGGCCACCAGGAAAGCAGTCGAGGTACTGCAGGAAGCCCGCGGTCTGCCAGTAAGCGGCATCGTCGCCTCAAAGGAATTTGAGATCCTAAGGGCTGGGAAGCTCCCTGGGGGACCAATTGCTGGTGCGAGGATCGTCATCCAAGTTTCTAAAAGGGCGCTTTACCTGTATCAGGGCGAGAATTTGCTCAAGGTATATCCCATCGCCGTGGGCAGGCGCAGCTTCCCCACCCCCATAGGGCACTTTCG is part of the Actinomycetota bacterium genome and encodes:
- a CDS encoding L,D-transpeptidase family protein; the encoded protein is MPTSARSARSKKHKLVMNSRLLKSKKFLLSLMILILLICGWGTVYATFPRTFKLSPVNKGIISTNTARIHAKWSIFMGEKVEVVKALLDGKDVTDEIDLKRESFSYIPGIPLEEGEHRFFIKLKYRFLLSKDFGDGRIFIVDTQPPVISFKSDSSLIATRESKFELEGRIEPGARLRLRLNGKSLPTPTIRNDGSFYLDITLPSERNILKAIAIDLAGNKGSKRLVLVVDRDSPIIREFSPDNKSVVKTSNPMIKVQVEEANSEISEISLRVDGVRRESEYDPETESILCPLSLAEGKHSVELWIKDAAGNSAHAKWDFTVDSAETLGENAIAFGARGADVTELQAKLIMLGFDCGVIDGVFGPATRKAVEVLQEARGLPVSGIVASKEFEILRAGKLPGGPIAGARIVIQVSKRALYLYQGENLLKVYPIAVGRRSFPTPIGHFRIIRRDINPTWYPPGWADVRHPIPPGPGNPLGNRRLLLSNPMYGIHGTNRPSSIGKAVTHGCIRMYPSDILELFDAVSVGTPVDMVT